One Drosophila subobscura isolate 14011-0131.10 chromosome U, UCBerk_Dsub_1.0, whole genome shotgun sequence DNA window includes the following coding sequences:
- the LOC117902559 gene encoding uncharacterized protein LOC117902559, whose amino-acid sequence MIDILSMPRRNNVAGNAALLKMISNKTGLPINSLPGWELIPLNCKLPMLKCPGNQVIFSKNKIGQSFKSDKQEFDTSVTGAAIPEYNPLHDSNLRTFYSNERNLKRLRENGEITQTNDVICNLKDFNQHRQELHKSQLYYVLHAYKRREAEQHDRLLIANAEAITKRDHLNLAARHQCYEEVVARKMRLDMEKHERMVHLSNITLEKMKRLENLASMQNLLLEHRKMLTNMRVQAHISLCQDLQRKYLIRQKKLFQFKKDRFNKNMRQLQKQRMTKNNEGQMLFWKKRLDERIANQQRLQILLQEVELERGMFIEQHKAKYELKWKQIQDEIKERTRQTVLKRRPKRRKRKKKPKRVQPSFCEEYQATFDGLLDSELCYALNAAIAMEGHSPVTFAPDDPIYKAAQYILNYILTGFTEDLSEDECALKVLISRIRDFLCDAMKYVNYKASQIINFGRDHNGMDLGPTVAKPCIPQKNSRASHVSFSGVASTIGVGSYEIHPFVDVRSCSERRPTPAGSLASLVVSQIGEQMIQDKVRLPHLNRNEIVFIEHYLVKFKRELLVGLDKTVFAAIQCHFENRMMDVREELLELDREYLFQEIARGILSYAANPLNYQSIIKLAVSAMSSEVITDLQQTILKPGVNPRGLNHPCSCGTERERDQFALCTT is encoded by the exons ATGATCGATATACTGTCAATGCCGCGCCGCAACAACGTGGCGGGCAATGCGGCACTCCTCAAGATGATCAGCAATAAGACGGGGCTGCCGATCAACAGTCTGCCGGGATGGGAGCTCATTCCGCTCAACTGTAAGCTGCCGATGCTCAAGTGTCCCGGTAATCAAGTGATATTTTCCAAGAACAAAATTGGACAATCG TTCAAAAGCGACAAACAGGAGTTTGATACATCGGTGACTGGGGCGGCCATACCTGAGTACAATCCATTGCATGATTCGAATCTGAGAACCTTTTACTCCAACGAGCGCAATCTGAAGCGTTTGAGGGAGAACGGCGAGATCACACAAACGAATGATGTGATATGCAATCTGAAGGACTTCAACCAGCATCGCCAGGAGCTGCACAAGTCACAGCTGTACTATGTGCTGCACGCGTACAAGCGTCGCGAGGCAGAGCAACACGATCGCCTGCTGATAGCCAATGCCGAGGCGATCACCAAGCGCGATCATCTCAATCTGGCGGCCCGTCATCAGTGCTACGAGGAGGTGGTGGCCAGAAAGATGCGCCTGGACATGGAGAAGCACGAACGCATGGTGCACTTGTCCAACATTACGCTGGAGAAGATGAAGCGATTGGAAAACCTGGCGTCCATGCAGAACCTGCTCCTGGAGCATCGCAAGATGCTGACAAACATGCGGGTGCAGGCGCACATCAGCCTGTGCCAAGATCTGCAGAGAAAGTACCTCATCAGGCAGAAGAAATTGTTCCAGTTCAAGAAGGATCGCTTCAACAAGAACATGCGtcagctgcagaagcagcgcATGACGAAGAACAACGAGGGACAGATGCTTTTCTGGAAGAAGCGCCTGGACGAGCGGATTGCCAACCAGCAACGCCTTCAGATTCTGCTCCAGGAAGTTGAGTTGGAGCGTGGGATGTTCATTGAGCAGCACAAGGCGAAATACGAACTGAAATGGAAGCAGATCCAGGATGAGATCAAGGAGCGCACCCGCCAGACGGTGCTCAAGCGTCGGCCAAAGCGACGCAAGCGCAAGAAGAAGCCCAAGCGTGTGCAGCCATCGTTCTGCGAGGAGTACCAGGCAACCTTTGATGGCCTGCTGGACAGCGAGCTCTGCTATGCCCTCAATGCAGCCATTGCCATGGAGGGCCATTCGCCGGTGACCTTTGCCCCAGACGATCCCATCTACAAGGCTGCCCAGTACATACTCAACTACATACTGACGGGCTTCACTGAAGATCTCAGCGAGGATGAATGCGCCCTCAAAGTATTGATTTCGCGCATTCGCGATTTCCTATGCGACGCCATGAAATACGTCAACTAT AAAGCATCTCAGATCATTAACTTTGGCAGGGATCATAATGGCATGGACCTGGGCCCCACGGTGGCCAAGCCCTGCATTCCACAAAAGAACTCGCGTGCCTCGCACGTCTCCTTCAGCGGTGTGGCCAGCACCATTGGCGTGGGCAGCTACGAGATCCATCCGTTTGTGGATGTACGTTCCTGCTCGGAGCGTCGGCCCACGCCGGCTGGTTCCCTGGCCTCGCTGGTGGTCAGCCAGATTGGCGAGCAGATGATTCAGGACAAGGTGCGATTGCCGCACTTGAATCGCAACGAGATCGTCTTCATCGAGCACTATTTGGTGAAGTTTAAGCGCGAGCTGCTGGTCGGCCTGGACAAGACGGTCTTTGCGGCCATTCAGTGTCACTTTGAGAATCGCATGATGGACGTgagggaggagctgctggagctggaccgAGAGTATCTGTTCCAAGAAATAGCCCGCGGCATTCTCAGCTATGCGGCCAATCCGCTCAACTATCAGTCGATAATCAAGCTGGCCGTTAGCGCAATGTCCAGTGAGGTCATTACGGATCTGCAACAGACCATCCTCAAGCCAGGCGTCAATCCCCGCGGCCTCAACCATCCTTGCAGCTGCGGCACAGAGCGGGAGCGTGACCAATTTGCACTTTGCACGACTTAG
- the LOC117902558 gene encoding uncharacterized protein LOC117902558: MSRAKGSIGPALGGSIGGANGVRTEDHIITISTASLTETSNGEALKQSSARDIPIVVPPSLEVHHQSPKANSAQTHTSSKGYSLCRLSQLVSYQNNIADVQHRRGRRLHGLQLPLHPLQLFGWLVLLLFGLASYWVLIPAFHAPLQGPLYGLITGLYLVHIASHLTALLTDPADKELRRVHRNDRIVPEFDRTKHGHVIENGRCHLCNIRTSSSRTKHCSVCNKCVGKFDHHCKWLNHCIGSRNYVAFLMCVVSAVVATLVIVAAVIAQIAFYYIQPEWLSFYWCRSISDLDAGHQMEPGDYINLTLSLGNGTMMLLEQPPDEEEPIKLDEQMDNITISTLPTLLENFTALIEASATSQPGINLTTNQTIAPVVGGIGVNETIFLLLLGVLGLLAAVSAGLLLHLCFFHIYISFLGLTTYEYIRNHRQAQEAKAKQLLEHGSDVGVGKNGTVHFSATLPEPHNPSKSMPGGQQLYCFSKAPHPNQQQQQQPQEAALCTGQTEQSMRMHCCASSREFHQSRQAIYLCSLLEERTSASHQRPSLQDSLSSFHCCSSFAASSLQRRVSVAKGTLISGEPRPQRPATYLQYTEQCTLCTFRLRREGAAAGAPSSAGGSSSTRTMSSQAGVSSASANGAARNISKHQRWRRKWNCCASVPDSPDVPNDLLAALTFRERENAEAAAKLNAQELPIQFIRTLNGGMDHPEVELPIKTTTTTPPRSSRLRHMLRLLGRYRRPRCRHHGGAHGVAAKEHHQHHGGATIKQNQIRPLQLQAAGRGYAASSTTTPPGSSPSRSSAESSSESVSTSTSPSSSSKKELMLLPTSVIRDDSVTTYTLTLPPALPPPTRRKMPQASQELAELAESLGFVSSNHHHPPQQQQQQQHLTPNSRQLPHSLGNVYRRQRRKHFLRTRSPTLSPIHESGLSNPTSPQPLRHHPHNNLALSSNSNPAKCSSPLANRSSLPSSSVLVQNLCSLAGETLRKTSSNSSLQSISSNSSST; this comes from the coding sequence atgtccAGAGCGAAGGGAAGCATTGGACCCGCGCTAGGAGGTTCAATCGGTGGAGCAAACGGTGTTAGGACGGAGGATCACATAATAACCATCAGCACTGCCAGCCTCACGGAAACCAGCAACGGGGAAGCACTGAAGCAATCATCTGCCCGAGATATACCCATAGTTGTGCCACCATCCCTGGAGGTGCACCACCAATCGCCCAAAGCAAACAGCGCCCAGACCCATACGAGTAGTAAAGGATATTCCCTTTGTCGACTGTCCCAGCTGGTTAGCTACCAGAACAACATTGCGGATGTACAGCATCGACGCGGTAGACGCCTCCATGGACTGCAGCTGCCATTGCATCCGTTGCAACTATTCGGATGGTTGGTCCTCCTGCTCTTCGGTTTGGCCAGCTATTGGGTGTTGATCCCTGCATTTCATGCACCGCTACAGGGGCCGCTATATGGTCTCATCACTGGACTGTATCTCGTGCACATTGCCTCACATTTGACGGCACTGCTGACGGATCCGGCGGACAAGGAATTGCGGCGAGTGCATCGCAACGATCGCATTGTCCCAGAGTTCGATCGCACCAAGCACGGACACGTGATTGAGAACGGACGGTGTCATTTGTGCAACATACGCACCTCCTCGAGCCGCACCAAGCACTGCTCGGTGTGCAACAAGTGTGTGGGAAAGTTCGACCATCACTGCAAGTGGCTGAATCATTGCATCGGATCGAGGAACTATGTGGCCTTCCTGATGTGCGTCGTCAGTGCGGTGGTGGCCACTCTGGTGATTGTGGCAGCGGTGATCGCCCAAATCGCCTTCTACTACATCCAACCGGAGTGGCTGAGCTTCTACTGGTGCCGCTCCATCAGCGATTTGGATGCCGGACACCAAATGGAGCCCGGCGACTACATAAATCTCACCCTAAGCCTTGGCAATGGCACCAtgatgctgctggagcagccaCCCGATGAGGAAGAACCCATAAAGTTGGATGAGCAAATGGATAACATTACCATTTCAACGTTGCCCACACTCTTGGAGAATTTTACGGCCTTGATTGAGGCTTCGGCAACATCCCAGCCAGGCATTAATTTGACCACAAATCAGACCATCGCACCCGTAGTTGGCGGCATAGGCGTCAATGAAACTATATTCCTGCTCCTGTTGGGAGTCCTGGGACTCTTGGCAGCCGTGAGTGCGGGACTGCTTCTCCATCTGTGCTTTTTCCACATCTACATCTCGTTTTTGGGTCTCACGACGTACGAGTACATCAGGAATCATCGTCAGGCGCaggaagccaaagccaaacagctgctggagcacgGTTCAGACGTGGGAGTGGGCAAAAATGGAACAGTTCACTTTTCAGCCACCCTCCCAGAGCCGCACAATCCGTCCAAATCGATGCCAGGTGGGCAGCAGCTCTACTGCTTCTCCAAGGCGCCACAtcccaaccagcagcagcagcagcaaccacaggaGGCGGCACTCTGCACGGGCCAAACGGAGCAGTCGATGCGGATGCATTGCTGTGCCAGCTCCAGGGAGTTCCATCAGTCGCGGCAGGCCATCTATCTGTGCTCCCTGCTGGAGGAGCGCACCAGCGCCAGTCACCAGCGTCCTTCGCTGCAGGACTCTCTGAGCAGCTTCCATTGCTGCTCGAGTTTTGCGGCCAGCTCGCTGCAGCGTCGCGTGAGTGTGGCCAAGGGCACACTGATCTCTGGGGAGCCACGACCCCAGCGTCCAGCCACGTATCTGCAGTACACGGAACAGTGCACACTCTGCACCTTTCGCCTGCGACGCgagggagctgcagcaggcgctccCAGCAGTGCTGGgggtagcagcagcacgaggacAATGTCCAGTCAAGCGGGTGTTTCCTCCGCATCGGCCAATGGGGCGGCACGAAACATCTCCAAGCATCAGCGTTGGCGCAGGAAATGGAACTGCTGTGCCAGTGTGCCGGATAGTCCCGATGTACCCAATGATCTCCTGGCGGCTCTGACCTTCAGAGAGCGCGAGAATGCAGAAGCGGCGGCGAAGCTGAATGCCCAGGAGCTGCCCATACAATTTATACGAACTCTCAACGGGGGCATGGATCATCCGGAGGTGGAACTGCCCATaaagacaacgacaacaacgccGCCGCGCAGCTCTCGATTGCGGCACATGCTGCGCCTCCTGGGACGCTATCGAAGACCGCGGTGTCGCCATCATGGTGGAGCCCATGGCGTGGCGGCCAAggagcatcatcagcatcatggAGGGGCCACTATCAAACAGAATCAGATACGTCCATTGCAACTGCAGGCCGCAGGACGTGGCTACGCCGCTTCATCGACAACAACGCCCCCTGGGAGTTCGCCCAGTCGGAGctcagcagagagcagcagcgaatCGGtgagcaccagcaccagcccctccagcagctccaagaAGGAGCTAATGCTGTTGCCGACATCCGTGATCCGAGATGATAGTGTTACAACCTATACACTCACCCTGCCACCAGCGTTGCCGCCACCCACGCGACGCAAGATGCCGCAGGCCAGTCAGGAGTTGGCAGAACTTGCCGAGTCTCTGGGCTTTGTCAGCagtaatcatcatcatccaccgcagcagcagcagcagcagcaacacttgACACCCAACAGTCGACAGTTGCCCCATAGCCTGGGGAATGTCTATAGAAGGCAGAGGAGGAAGCATTTCCTGCGCACTCGATCGCCCACACTGTCGCCCATCCATGAATCCGGCCTCTCCAATCCGACATCGCCGCAACCGCTGCGGCATCATCCACACAATAATCTAGCACTCAGCTCTAACTCCAATCCGGCCAAATGTTCGTCCCCACTCGCCAACCGTTCATCGTTGCCCTCCTCCTCGGTGCTCGTCCAGAATCTATGCAGCCTGGCAGGCGAGACCCTGAGGAAGACATCGTCCAATAGTTCGCTCCAAAGCatcagctccaactccagcagCACATAA
- the LOC117902563 gene encoding tRNA-dihydrouridine(16/17) synthase [NAD(P)(+)]-like, whose translation MVNDEGDATKNTKLLGYDFYRRTLGSPRYVVAPMVDQSELAWRMLCRRYGAQLCYSPMYHANLFAHDPKYRKDALQTCAEDRPLIIQFCGNDAEQILDAALLAQEHCDAVDINLGCPQAIAKRGHYGSFLQDEWELLTDIVRTLHEKLSVPVTCKIRIFEDREKTLRYAKMLEAAGCQLLTVHGRTREQKGPLTGVADWSYIKELRQHLKIPMFANGNILGLEDVHRCLDETGVDGVMSAEGNLHNPAIFQGIAPPVWQMAKEYLEFVELYPCPSSYIRGHLFKLFHHIMNIRQNSELRDTLATSNQLEQFQAVVHKVQAKYEPYHRGEVVYVPEEMDATISTDKLELNAWLCQPYIRASPESHRQKIAEKELEAIDPNRAKRQYFDKDGNEISRKRMKKLRRRQRRPNKTEAQVHQRHERRLQYCTACANPQGSKCEFNLCRVCCKDKCYGEDCDCPGHGILIKSRRAKAKQYQEHSKLEENSHCDFLRENLDSDPVPVAAGDVP comes from the exons ATGGTCAACGATGAGGGAGACGCGACAAAGAATACCAAATTATTAGGGTATGACTTTTATCGCCGCACTCTGGGCTCCCCGCGGTACGTGGTGGCGCCCATGGTGGACCAAAGCGAGCTGGCCTGGCGCATGCTCTGCCGTCGCTATGGCGCCCAACTCTGCTACTCGCCCATGTACCACGCGAACCTGTTCGCCCACGATCCCAAGTATCGCAAGGATGCGCTGCAAACGTGTGCGGAGGATAGGCCGCTGATCATTCAGTTTTGCGGCAATGATGCTGAACAGATATTGGATGCGGCGCTGTTGGCGCAGGAACATTGCGATGCGGTGGACATAAATCTGGGCTGTCCACAGGCCATCGCCAAGCGGGGCCACTATGGTTCATTTCTGCAGGACGAATGGGAGCTGCTGACGGATATTG TCCGGACACTGCACGAGAAGTTGTCTGTGCCGGTGACCTGCAAAATTCGCATCTTCGAGGATCGGGAGAAAACTCTGCGATATGCCAAAATGCTggaggctgctggctgtcagCTGCTCACCGTTCATGGCCGGACCAGGGAGCAGAAGGGACCACTCACCGGTGTGGCCGATTGGAGCTACATTAAGGAGTTGCGACAGCACCTGAAAATCCCAATGTTCGCCAATGGCAATATACTGGGACTGGAGGATGTGCACCGCTGTCTGGATGAGACGGGCGTCGATGGTGTGATGAGTGCCGAGGGCAATCTGCATAATCCGGCCATCTTTCAAGGCATAGCGCCGCCCGTCTGGCAAATGGCCAAGGAGTACTTAGAATTCGTCGAACTATATCCCTGTCCCAGCTCCTATATCAGAGGACATCTCTTCAAGCTCTTCCATCACAT CATGAACATAAGGCAAAACTCAGAGCTTAGAGACACGCTGGCCACTTCGAATCAGTTGGAGCAGTTCCAGGCAGTTGTGCACAAAGTTCAGGCCAAATATGAGCCCTATCATAGGGGGGAAGTGGTCTATGTGCCGGAGGAAATGGATGCCACCATAAGTACAGAT AAGCTCGAGCTTAACGCCTGGCTCTGTCAGCCCTACATACGCGCTTCACCCGAATCGCATCGTCAGAAAATTGCCGAAAAGGAGCTGGAAGCCATTGATCCGAATCGCGCCAAGCGTCAGTACTTTGACAAAGATGGCAATGAAATCTCCCGTAAGCGCATGAAGAAGCTGCGCAGACGCCAGCGGCGACCCAATAAAACCGAGGCTCAGGTCCACCAGCGACACGAACGACGGCTGCAATACTGCACGGCATGCGCCAATCCGCAGGGATCAAAGTGTGAATTTAATCTGTGCCGCGTGTGCTGCAAGGACAAGTGCTATGGCGAGGACTGCGACTGTCCCGGCCATGGTATACTGATCAAATCGAGacgagccaaagccaaacagtaCCAGGAACATTCCAAATTAGAGGAGAACTCCCATTGCGATTTCCTTCGTGAGAATCTAGACAGTGATCCTGTGCCTGTTGCGGCTGGTGATGTTCCCTGA